A region from the Streptosporangium sp. NBC_01756 genome encodes:
- a CDS encoding MBL fold metallo-hydrolase produces the protein MTARIERVVTEGVVDVDGVEHKVENNTWIVGDDEEVIVIDPARDAEKILEKVGDREVLAVICTHGLPDHVGAAIEMAARDEAVVALHPKDRPLWRLTWPDTWPDIDMEDEGVFGVADAELEVMSTPGISQGGVSLYCEALDAVFTGKTLQADGPGRIGGEYPALADQLTAIGGRLFTLRHSTRVLPAHGEETTIGALEPQFDAWLSGSLTRGEVTEKAETPLSDGTRAAKINLKLLDE, from the coding sequence GTGACAGCGCGTATCGAACGAGTGGTAACCGAGGGCGTCGTCGATGTCGACGGCGTCGAGCACAAGGTCGAGAACAACACCTGGATCGTGGGTGACGACGAGGAGGTCATCGTCATCGATCCCGCGCGTGACGCGGAGAAGATCCTGGAGAAGGTCGGCGATCGGGAGGTGCTCGCCGTCATCTGCACCCACGGCCTGCCCGACCACGTGGGCGCGGCCATCGAGATGGCGGCACGCGACGAGGCCGTGGTCGCCCTCCATCCCAAGGACCGGCCACTGTGGCGACTGACCTGGCCGGACACCTGGCCGGACATCGACATGGAGGACGAGGGGGTGTTCGGCGTCGCCGACGCCGAGCTGGAGGTCATGTCCACCCCCGGCATCTCCCAGGGCGGCGTCTCGCTGTACTGCGAGGCCCTCGACGCGGTCTTCACCGGCAAGACCCTGCAGGCCGACGGGCCCGGCAGGATCGGCGGGGAGTACCCCGCGCTGGCCGACCAGCTCACCGCGATCGGCGGCCGGCTGTTCACCCTGCGTCACAGCACCCGGGTGCTGCCCGCGCACGGTGAGGAGACCACCATCGGTGCTCTGGAGCCGCAGTTCGACGCCTGGCTGTCGGGCTCCCTGACCCGCGGCGAGGTGACCGAGAAGGCCGAGACCCCGCTGAGCGACGGGACACGGGCCGCCAAGATCAACCTGAAGCTCCTCGACGAGTAG
- the ku gene encoding non-homologous end joining protein Ku, translated as MRSIWKGTVSFGLITIPVRLFGATERRDVAFHLVHGEDAGRIRFRRVCQVCEEEVPFADVAKGYELPSGDMVVLADDDFEDLPLSSSRRIEVLQFTPADQIDPIMLDKAYYLEPDDAGVRPYVLLRDTLERSGLVAVVKVALRQRESLAALRVRDGVLLLETMLWPDEVRVAEFAFLEEGVDVRPQEARMAESLIETMVADFNPSIYKDAYREALQEVIEAKIEGREVVPAEVPVDEGPPADLMAALRASVEAAKKGSGRRTPARDKEPAEPVSDQGAEEKTVSRGRKSRRPA; from the coding sequence ATGCGGAGCATCTGGAAAGGCACGGTCTCGTTCGGGCTGATCACGATCCCGGTCAGGCTGTTCGGCGCGACGGAGCGTCGCGACGTCGCCTTCCATCTCGTGCACGGGGAGGACGCGGGCCGGATCCGGTTCCGGCGGGTCTGTCAGGTGTGCGAGGAGGAGGTCCCGTTCGCCGACGTGGCCAAGGGCTACGAACTCCCGAGCGGTGACATGGTCGTGCTCGCCGACGACGATTTCGAGGACCTGCCGCTGTCCAGTTCGCGCAGGATCGAGGTGCTCCAGTTCACCCCCGCGGACCAGATCGATCCGATCATGCTCGACAAGGCCTACTACCTGGAGCCGGACGATGCCGGGGTCAGACCGTACGTGCTGCTCCGCGACACGCTGGAGCGGTCCGGTCTGGTGGCGGTCGTCAAGGTCGCGCTGCGGCAGCGCGAGTCGCTCGCGGCGCTCCGGGTCCGGGACGGGGTGCTCCTGCTGGAGACCATGCTCTGGCCGGACGAGGTGCGTGTCGCGGAGTTCGCGTTTCTGGAGGAGGGGGTCGACGTCCGACCCCAGGAGGCGCGGATGGCGGAGTCGCTGATCGAGACGATGGTCGCGGACTTCAACCCCTCGATTTACAAGGACGCCTACCGGGAGGCGCTCCAGGAGGTCATCGAGGCGAAGATCGAAGGCAGGGAGGTCGTCCCCGCCGAGGTTCCGGTTGACGAGGGCCCGCCGGCCGATCTGATGGCCGCGCTGCGGGCCAGTGTCGAGGCGGCGAAGAAAGGGAGCGGCCGCAGGACGCCGGCCCGGGACAAGGAACCGGCCGAGCCGGTGAGCGATCAGGGCGCCGAGGAGAAGACGGTTTCCCGCGGAAGGAAGTCGCGCCGTCCGGCATGA
- a CDS encoding ferritin-like fold-containing protein: protein MSDSPAGVADLLGVLAYAELTAFLRLAEDATRHAPSLSDRAALGDLAAAEYAHFRLLHDRLASLEVDPEEAMAPFVGPLDDWHTQTAPRDWLEALVKAYIGTGIALDFYREAAARVDAATRQLVEEVLADEGRSQFAVERVLAALKEDPTQGGRLALWARRMVGEALSQGRQVAAARPELAKLLVDAAGEDITRMFTRLTEAHGRRMTAMGLTPGP from the coding sequence ATGAGTGATTCCCCGGCCGGCGTCGCCGACCTGCTCGGTGTGCTCGCCTATGCCGAGCTGACAGCCTTCCTGCGTCTCGCGGAGGATGCCACCCGGCACGCCCCGTCGCTGAGCGACCGGGCCGCGCTCGGTGATCTGGCCGCTGCCGAATACGCCCATTTCCGGCTGCTCCACGACCGGCTCGCCTCGCTCGAGGTGGATCCGGAGGAGGCGATGGCTCCCTTCGTCGGGCCGCTGGACGACTGGCACACCCAGACCGCGCCGCGAGACTGGCTGGAGGCTCTGGTCAAGGCGTACATCGGCACCGGGATCGCGCTTGACTTCTACCGTGAGGCGGCCGCCCGTGTGGACGCCGCGACGCGGCAGCTCGTCGAGGAGGTGCTCGCGGACGAGGGGCGGTCGCAGTTCGCGGTGGAGCGGGTGCTCGCGGCCCTCAAGGAAGACCCCACGCAGGGTGGACGGCTGGCGCTGTGGGCCAGGCGGATGGTGGGGGAGGCGCTGAGCCAGGGCCGGCAGGTGGCGGCGGCCCGGCCGGAGCTCGCGAAGCTGCTGGTGGATGCGGCGGGGGAGGACATCACCCGGATGTTCACCCGGCTGACCGAGGCGCACGGCAGGCGGATGACGGCGATGGGGCTGACCCCGGGCCCCTGA
- a CDS encoding DEAD/DEAH box helicase: MALPLALNGQDIIGQARTGTGKTYAFGVAMLQRVGKPRKNRKKPRGLVVVPTRELAVQVTEDLVTAAGKLGSRILTVYGGRAYEPQIEALKQGVDVIVGTPGRLLDLVKQKHLDLGQIDMLVLDEADRMLDLGFLPDIERIIKLIPNERQTMLFSATLPGEIVALSRRYLTRPTHVRAENNDVEAEATPQTTQFVWRVHRMDKVEIVGRLLQCEGRGLTMIFCETKRACDMVVEQLKERGFAAAAVHGDLGQGQREQALRAFRNGKIDVLVATDVAARGIDVDDVTHVVNYDCPQDEKAYVHRIGRTGRAGKTGVAVTFVEWEDLTRWKVINNALSLAFAEPVETYSTSPHVFSDLGIPEGTKGVLPRANRSRAGLAAEEVEDLGETGRIRSRGPRRGRDEERDERRERPARAPRERRRTRGGQQGTDGAETAQQVETVQQVEPVAETAPVEEPRRRRGRAGRRAEETPLPAVAEGVQSPIIELAEVEVDVTFRKDSITDQPAETAPRRGRTRKAGLNPEVSLIGDTETQPLREPVADRTDGPRRRREPVAEVPQWEDESVTDHRDDEPAPRPQPEKIIPASPFSVIFQSPDLATDDDEIAPSAASERAQSRRRPPNRGQQQQQRGGRRPS; this comes from the coding sequence ATGGCACTCCCCCTGGCCCTCAACGGCCAGGACATCATCGGCCAGGCGCGCACCGGCACCGGCAAGACCTACGCCTTCGGCGTGGCGATGCTGCAGCGTGTCGGCAAGCCCCGGAAAAACCGCAAGAAGCCCCGCGGGCTGGTCGTCGTACCGACCCGCGAGCTGGCCGTACAGGTCACCGAAGACCTGGTGACGGCTGCCGGAAAGCTCGGCTCGCGGATTCTCACCGTGTACGGCGGGCGCGCCTACGAGCCCCAGATCGAGGCGCTCAAGCAGGGTGTCGACGTGATCGTCGGCACCCCGGGGCGCCTGCTCGACCTGGTCAAGCAGAAGCACCTCGACCTCGGCCAGATCGACATGCTCGTCCTCGACGAGGCCGACCGCATGCTCGACCTCGGCTTCCTGCCCGACATCGAGCGCATCATCAAGCTCATCCCGAACGAGCGGCAGACGATGCTGTTCTCGGCGACCCTGCCGGGCGAGATCGTCGCCCTGTCCCGGCGTTACCTCACCCGTCCCACCCACGTACGGGCCGAGAACAACGACGTCGAGGCCGAGGCGACACCGCAGACGACCCAGTTCGTCTGGCGCGTGCACCGGATGGACAAGGTCGAGATCGTGGGCCGCCTGCTCCAGTGCGAGGGGCGCGGACTCACGATGATCTTCTGTGAGACCAAACGCGCCTGCGACATGGTCGTCGAGCAGCTCAAGGAGCGTGGTTTCGCCGCCGCGGCCGTCCACGGAGACCTGGGACAGGGCCAGCGCGAGCAGGCTCTGCGGGCCTTCCGCAACGGCAAGATCGACGTCCTCGTCGCGACCGATGTCGCGGCGCGCGGCATCGACGTCGACGACGTCACGCACGTGGTCAACTACGACTGCCCGCAGGACGAGAAGGCCTACGTGCACCGGATCGGCCGCACCGGCCGGGCGGGCAAGACCGGCGTCGCGGTGACCTTCGTGGAGTGGGAGGACCTCACTCGCTGGAAGGTCATCAACAACGCGCTGTCGCTCGCCTTCGCCGAGCCGGTCGAGACCTACTCGACCTCCCCGCACGTCTTCAGCGACCTGGGCATCCCCGAGGGCACCAAGGGCGTGCTGCCGCGCGCCAACCGGTCCCGGGCGGGCCTGGCCGCAGAGGAGGTCGAGGACCTCGGTGAGACCGGGCGGATCCGCTCCCGCGGTCCCCGCCGGGGACGCGACGAGGAGCGGGACGAGCGCCGCGAACGTCCCGCCCGCGCGCCCCGCGAGCGCCGCCGCACCCGCGGGGGCCAGCAGGGCACCGACGGAGCCGAGACGGCCCAGCAGGTGGAGACCGTCCAGCAGGTGGAGCCGGTCGCCGAGACGGCCCCCGTCGAAGAACCCAGACGCCGTCGCGGCCGCGCCGGCCGTAGAGCCGAGGAGACCCCGCTGCCCGCCGTGGCCGAGGGAGTCCAGAGCCCGATCATCGAGCTCGCCGAGGTGGAGGTGGACGTGACGTTCCGCAAGGACTCCATTACCGACCAGCCCGCCGAGACCGCGCCCCGCCGGGGCAGGACCCGGAAGGCCGGACTGAACCCCGAGGTGAGCCTCATCGGCGACACCGAGACCCAGCCTCTCCGGGAGCCCGTGGCGGACCGGACCGACGGACCGCGCCGCAGGCGGGAGCCGGTGGCCGAGGTTCCCCAGTGGGAGGACGAGTCCGTGACCGATCACCGGGACGACGAGCCCGCACCCCGGCCGCAGCCGGAGAAGATCATTCCGGCGAGCCCGTTCTCGGTGATCTTCCAGTCACCCGATCTGGCGACGGACGACGACGAGATCGCCCCGTCGGCGGCCTCGGAGCGGGCGCAGAGCCGCCGCCGCCCGCCGAACAGGGGTCAGCAACAGCAGCAGCGGGGCGGACGCCGCCCGAGCTAG
- a CDS encoding alpha/beta fold hydrolase, with protein MSTPRFLTLPPGVRSRQIDTTVGSFAVLEALPISGVAERWPALLVPGLTGSKEDFIAILQTLAQSGRRVVAVDMRGQFETDGPEDAGAYTCAALGNDIDVLAQTIGGGEPLHLVGHSFGGLVTREAVIDGRTKFASYTLMSSGPTAIVGVRERAARTMLAELPGFGLEHIWHDRMEPEVLATGVPDDIIAFLRKRIFANSPTGMITMAGEVLSAPDRCDELTQVEVPTLVLYGEHDDGWPPRTQSEMADRLNAECVVVPGAAHSPAVEAPETTAAALVRFWNAAETRPLV; from the coding sequence GTGAGTACGCCGCGATTTCTGACCCTGCCTCCTGGCGTCCGATCCCGTCAGATCGACACGACGGTGGGTTCCTTCGCCGTGCTGGAGGCCCTGCCGATCAGTGGGGTCGCTGAGCGCTGGCCCGCCTTGCTGGTCCCCGGCCTCACGGGCAGCAAGGAGGATTTCATCGCGATCCTGCAGACGCTCGCCCAGTCGGGGCGCCGGGTCGTCGCCGTGGACATGCGCGGGCAGTTCGAGACGGACGGCCCCGAGGACGCCGGCGCCTACACCTGCGCGGCCCTCGGCAACGACATCGACGTCCTCGCGCAGACGATCGGCGGGGGTGAGCCCCTCCACCTGGTCGGGCACTCCTTCGGCGGCCTGGTCACCCGGGAGGCGGTCATCGACGGCCGCACCAAGTTCGCGTCCTACACGCTGATGAGCTCGGGCCCCACCGCGATCGTCGGCGTGCGCGAGCGGGCCGCCCGGACGATGCTCGCGGAGCTTCCCGGGTTCGGCCTGGAGCACATATGGCATGACCGGATGGAGCCGGAGGTTCTGGCCACCGGAGTGCCGGACGACATCATCGCGTTCCTGCGCAAGCGGATTTTCGCCAACTCCCCGACGGGCATGATCACGATGGCCGGGGAGGTGCTCTCCGCACCGGACCGGTGCGACGAGCTCACCCAGGTCGAGGTCCCCACCCTGGTCCTGTACGGCGAGCACGACGACGGCTGGCCACCGCGGACGCAGTCGGAGATGGCCGACCGGCTGAACGCCGAGTGCGTGGTGGTCCCCGGTGCCGCCCACTCCCCGGCGGTGGAGGCCCCGGAGACGACGGCCGCGGCGCTCGTCCGGTTCTGGAACGCGGCCGAGACACGGCCGCTGGTCTGA
- a CDS encoding DUF3107 domain-containing protein, whose product MEIKIGVRSVHRELVVETDLSAEQVEEELGKAVSMDRGIFGITDVKGRRVLVPISSLGFIEIGEEEARTVGFGGTL is encoded by the coding sequence ATGGAAATCAAAATCGGTGTGCGCTCCGTGCACCGTGAGCTCGTAGTGGAGACCGATCTCTCGGCCGAACAGGTCGAGGAGGAGCTCGGCAAGGCGGTCTCCATGGACCGCGGCATCTTCGGCATCACCGACGTCAAGGGCCGCAGGGTCCTCGTCCCCATCTCGTCTCTCGGCTTCATCGAGATCGGCGAGGAGGAGGCCAGGACCGTCGGTTTCGGCGGCACCCTCTAG
- a CDS encoding RecB family exonuclease, with protein MDQLPLEGMPRRLYSCTPSRLNTWLDCPRRHRFTYLDRPSPQKGPPWAHNSVGASVHNALAGWWREPYERRTPVTAATLVTRGWINEGFRDAEQSAAWRDRAREMTAGYVASLDPSDEPVGVERTVATRTSVIAVSGRVDRLDRRGDELVVVDYKTGRRPLTADDARSSLALAVYAIASGRMLHRRCHRVELHHLPTGSIVEWEHTDESLARHLSRAEEIATEAAEAEDRYRSWSGTARTRSADRTPPKVPEEVDAHFPPRTGPLCSWCDFRRHCPEGQAASGDRRPWDGLAD; from the coding sequence GTGGACCAGCTCCCCCTTGAGGGCATGCCGCGGCGGCTGTACTCCTGCACGCCGTCGCGGCTGAACACCTGGCTGGACTGCCCCCGGCGCCACCGGTTCACCTACCTCGACCGGCCGTCGCCGCAGAAGGGGCCGCCCTGGGCGCACAACAGCGTCGGGGCGAGCGTGCACAACGCCCTGGCCGGCTGGTGGCGCGAACCCTACGAGCGGCGGACGCCGGTGACGGCGGCCACCCTGGTCACCAGGGGATGGATCAACGAGGGGTTCCGCGACGCCGAGCAGTCGGCGGCCTGGCGCGACCGGGCCCGCGAGATGACCGCCGGATACGTCGCGAGCCTCGACCCCTCCGACGAGCCTGTCGGCGTCGAGCGGACCGTGGCCACCAGGACGTCCGTCATCGCCGTCTCCGGCCGGGTCGACCGGCTCGACCGGCGGGGCGACGAACTGGTCGTGGTCGACTACAAGACCGGCCGTCGTCCCCTCACCGCGGATGACGCCCGCTCCTCGCTCGCGCTGGCCGTGTACGCCATCGCCTCCGGCCGGATGCTGCACCGTCGGTGTCACCGGGTCGAGCTCCACCATCTGCCGACCGGCTCGATCGTGGAGTGGGAGCACACCGACGAGTCCCTGGCCCGCCACCTGAGCCGGGCCGAGGAGATCGCGACCGAGGCCGCCGAGGCCGAAGACCGTTATCGCTCCTGGTCCGGTACGGCGCGCACCAGGAGCGCGGACCGCACCCCGCCGAAGGTCCCCGAAGAGGTCGACGCGCACTTCCCGCCCAGGACCGGCCCGCTCTGCTCCTGGTGCGACTTTCGCAGGCACTGCCCGGAGGGCCAGGCCGCCTCGGGCGACCGCCGCCCCTGGGACGGCCTCGCCGACTGA
- a CDS encoding S8 family serine peptidase, with amino-acid sequence MLRWAGAAMVLVLIGLGPVSAAHADDVRGSQRQVLRTLDLPRAWRISEGRGVTVAVLDSGVDPGHRDLAGSVTVGKDFTTGANPPGVTPLRLHGTYMASLISGHGHGPRGADGVVGVAPKARVLSVRVILEDEEPGFREFNTAERFENVVAQGIRYAVDQGADVINMSISKELATKEERAAIRYAISRGVVLVAAAGNDGAGKPDSTGYAPYSYPAAFPGVVSVAAADRGLRRASFSNWNPSVVVAAPGVDILGAGPGDAYWVGRGTSQATALVSGVAALIKARYPKMSPALVAQALTTGAVRRPAGGYDTGMGFGVVNAPRALAEAARISRHTLTAQGGAGHDPARPLGMGAIPVQVVHRDRHKITLYGGVAVAAGFGAFASLTVIVVLVGRVWSAGRLVDGPADDPAEPPLPVR; translated from the coding sequence GTGCTGAGGTGGGCCGGTGCCGCCATGGTGCTGGTCCTGATCGGGCTGGGGCCGGTATCCGCCGCGCACGCCGACGACGTGCGGGGGAGCCAGCGCCAGGTGCTGCGGACCCTCGACCTGCCCCGTGCCTGGCGGATCTCCGAGGGCAGGGGCGTGACGGTGGCGGTGCTGGACTCGGGCGTGGACCCCGGCCACCGAGACCTGGCAGGCTCGGTGACCGTGGGCAAGGACTTCACCACGGGGGCCAATCCGCCGGGAGTCACCCCTCTGCGGTTGCACGGGACCTACATGGCGTCGCTCATCTCCGGTCATGGGCACGGGCCCCGGGGAGCGGACGGTGTGGTCGGCGTCGCCCCCAAGGCGAGGGTGCTGTCGGTCCGGGTGATCCTGGAGGACGAGGAACCGGGGTTCCGGGAGTTCAACACCGCCGAGCGGTTCGAGAACGTGGTGGCCCAGGGCATCAGGTACGCCGTGGACCAGGGCGCGGACGTGATCAACATGTCGATCTCCAAGGAGCTGGCGACCAAGGAGGAGCGGGCGGCGATCCGCTACGCGATCTCGCGGGGCGTCGTGCTCGTCGCGGCGGCGGGCAACGACGGGGCGGGCAAGCCCGACTCCACCGGCTACGCCCCCTACTCCTACCCGGCGGCCTTCCCCGGGGTGGTCTCGGTCGCCGCGGCGGACCGCGGGCTGCGCAGGGCCTCGTTCTCCAACTGGAACCCCTCCGTCGTGGTGGCGGCGCCCGGCGTGGACATCCTGGGTGCGGGGCCCGGCGACGCGTACTGGGTCGGCCGCGGTACGTCCCAGGCGACCGCGCTCGTCTCCGGAGTCGCCGCACTGATCAAAGCGAGATATCCAAAGATGTCGCCCGCGTTGGTCGCGCAGGCGCTCACCACCGGGGCGGTCCGGCGGCCGGCCGGGGGCTACGACACCGGTATGGGCTTCGGCGTGGTCAACGCCCCCCGGGCCCTCGCCGAGGCGGCCAGGATCTCCCGCCACACCCTCACCGCGCAGGGGGGCGCCGGCCACGACCCCGCCCGCCCGCTGGGCATGGGAGCGATCCCGGTGCAGGTGGTCCACCGCGACCGGCACAAGATCACCCTCTACGGCGGGGTGGCCGTGGCCGCCGGGTTCGGCGCGTTCGCGTCCCTGACCGTGATCGTCGTCCTCGTCGGCCGGGTGTGGTCCGCGGGCCGGCTCGTGGACGGACCCGCGGACGACCCGGCCGAGCCCCCGCTTCCGGTGCGCTGA
- a CDS encoding alpha/beta fold hydrolase gives MEPIPIWPGELISLGEQRIHVRSTPPGARETAVYVHGLAGSATNWTDLMGELSDVVTGHAIDLPGAGHSPEDPGGDYSVDAYCRTVVALIERVAGGPVHLFGNSMGGAVSVRVAATRPELVRSLTLISPALPDLLPRYGPARVALSAVPRLGEWAATQLSALPAERRLNATLGMCYADLGRIHPERLREAAEELRRRDGLPYAAAALVGSARGLVTEYFRRGEENLWRQAAAVTAPTLVIHGRHDRLVNPRMAARAGRTFPRVRLVLLPDAGHVAQMELPRRVAREARSLIAETASVPIGND, from the coding sequence ATGGAGCCGATCCCGATCTGGCCGGGTGAGCTGATCAGTCTGGGAGAGCAGCGGATCCACGTGCGGTCGACCCCGCCCGGGGCCCGGGAGACCGCCGTATACGTGCACGGTCTCGCGGGCTCGGCGACCAACTGGACCGATCTGATGGGCGAACTGTCCGACGTGGTCACCGGTCACGCGATCGACCTGCCCGGAGCGGGACACTCACCGGAGGATCCCGGCGGCGACTATTCCGTCGACGCCTATTGCAGAACCGTCGTCGCGCTCATCGAGCGGGTCGCCGGGGGGCCGGTTCACCTGTTCGGCAATTCCATGGGCGGTGCGGTGTCCGTACGGGTCGCCGCGACCCGTCCGGAGCTGGTCCGCTCGCTCACGCTCATCTCACCGGCCCTGCCCGACCTGCTCCCCAGGTACGGCCCGGCGCGGGTGGCCCTGTCGGCGGTGCCGAGACTGGGCGAGTGGGCCGCGACGCAGTTGAGCGCCCTGCCCGCCGAGCGCAGGCTCAACGCCACGCTGGGCATGTGCTACGCCGACCTCGGCCGGATCCATCCGGAGCGGCTCCGGGAGGCGGCCGAGGAGCTGCGCCGCAGGGACGGCCTGCCGTACGCGGCGGCCGCACTGGTCGGCTCGGCGCGAGGTCTCGTCACCGAGTATTTCCGGCGCGGCGAGGAGAACCTGTGGCGGCAGGCGGCCGCGGTGACCGCGCCCACACTGGTCATCCATGGCCGCCATGACCGGCTCGTCAACCCGCGCATGGCCGCGCGGGCCGGGCGGACGTTCCCCCGGGTGCGGCTGGTGCTGCTGCCCGACGCCGGGCACGTGGCGCAGATGGAGCTGCCCCGGAGAGTGGCCCGGGAGGCGCGGAGCCTGATCGCCGAGACTGCCTCCGTCCCGATTGGGAATGACTGA
- a CDS encoding TetR/AcrR family transcriptional regulator: protein MTATPDAKPRGTRLPRLARRRQLLSAAQEVFVENGYHAAAMDDIAERAGVSKPVLYQHFPGKQELYLALLDLHVDDMIARCRDALASTTDNKQRVQAAIGAFFDFVSNQGEAFRLVFESDLRNVAPVRQRIERNLRESAEMISQVIQEDTGCSSDEARLLGVGLVGMAEVSARYWISSNGSIPKDAATQLIARLSWRGISGFPRTTADH, encoded by the coding sequence GTGACCGCTACCCCGGACGCCAAGCCCCGGGGCACCCGGCTGCCCCGGCTGGCCCGTCGCCGCCAGCTGCTCAGCGCGGCGCAGGAAGTCTTCGTGGAGAACGGCTACCACGCGGCGGCGATGGACGACATCGCCGAACGGGCCGGGGTGAGCAAGCCGGTGCTCTACCAGCACTTCCCCGGCAAGCAGGAGCTCTACCTGGCCCTGCTCGACCTGCACGTGGACGACATGATCGCCCGCTGCCGGGACGCCCTCGCCTCCACCACGGACAACAAGCAGCGGGTCCAGGCCGCGATCGGCGCCTTCTTCGACTTCGTCTCCAACCAGGGCGAGGCGTTCCGCCTGGTCTTCGAGTCCGACCTGCGCAACGTCGCCCCGGTCCGCCAGCGGATCGAGCGCAACCTGCGCGAGAGCGCCGAGATGATCAGCCAGGTCATCCAGGAGGACACCGGCTGCTCAAGCGACGAGGCCCGCCTGCTGGGCGTCGGCCTGGTCGGCATGGCCGAGGTCAGCGCCCGATACTGGATAAGCAGCAACGGCTCCATCCCCAAGGACGCCGCCACCCAGCTCATCGCCCGCCTGTCCTGGCGCGGCATCTCAGGCTTCCCCCGCACGACCGCCGACCACTGA
- the moeZ gene encoding adenylyltransferase/sulfurtransferase MoeZ gives MSLPPLVEPAAELTVDEVRRYSRHLIIPDVGMAGQKRLKNAKVLCVGAGGLGSPALLYLAAAGVGTLGIIDFDVVDESNLQRQVIHGQSDVGRLKAESAAASVREINPLVDVVVHNTALTTDNVMEIFSQYDLIVDGTDNFATRYMVNDAAVLLGKPYVWGSIYRFDGQASVFWSEHGPCYRCLYPEPPPPGMVPSCAEGGVLGVLCASIGSIQVNEAIKLLTGIGEPLVGRLMIYDALEMNYRTVKVRKDPECVLCGKNPTVTELLEDYEAFCGAVSQEAQEAASGSTITAAELKSLQDADENIYVIDVREPNEYEIVSIPGAVLIPKGEFLNGSALEKLPQDKRIVLHCKSGARSAEVLAIVKNAGFSDAVHVGGGVLSWIKTVDPSLPTY, from the coding sequence GTGTCGTTGCCACCGCTGGTAGAGCCGGCAGCCGAGCTGACCGTCGACGAGGTGCGCCGTTACTCGCGCCACCTGATCATCCCCGACGTGGGCATGGCCGGGCAGAAGCGCCTGAAGAACGCCAAGGTGCTCTGTGTGGGCGCCGGCGGTCTGGGCTCCCCCGCGCTGCTGTACCTCGCGGCCGCGGGCGTGGGCACGCTCGGGATCATCGACTTCGACGTGGTCGACGAGTCCAACCTGCAGCGTCAGGTCATCCACGGCCAGTCGGACGTCGGCCGCCTCAAGGCGGAGAGCGCCGCGGCCAGCGTCAGGGAGATCAACCCGCTGGTCGACGTGGTCGTCCACAACACGGCGCTCACCACCGACAACGTCATGGAGATCTTCTCTCAGTACGACCTGATCGTGGACGGCACCGACAACTTCGCCACCCGCTACATGGTGAACGACGCGGCCGTCCTCCTCGGCAAGCCGTACGTCTGGGGCTCCATCTACCGCTTCGACGGCCAGGCCAGCGTCTTCTGGTCCGAACACGGCCCCTGCTACCGCTGCCTCTACCCCGAGCCCCCGCCCCCCGGCATGGTCCCCTCCTGCGCCGAGGGCGGCGTGCTCGGCGTGCTCTGCGCGTCGATCGGCTCCATCCAGGTCAACGAGGCCATCAAGCTTCTCACCGGCATCGGGGAGCCGCTGGTCGGCCGTCTGATGATCTACGACGCCCTGGAGATGAACTACCGCACGGTCAAGGTCCGCAAGGACCCCGAGTGCGTGCTCTGCGGCAAGAACCCGACGGTCACCGAGCTCCTGGAGGACTACGAGGCGTTCTGCGGCGCGGTCTCCCAGGAGGCCCAGGAGGCGGCCTCCGGGTCCACGATCACCGCGGCCGAGCTCAAGTCCCTGCAGGACGCCGACGAGAACATCTACGTCATCGACGTGCGCGAGCCGAACGAGTACGAGATCGTCTCCATCCCCGGTGCGGTGCTCATCCCCAAGGGCGAGTTCCTCAACGGCTCCGCGCTGGAGAAGCTCCCGCAGGACAAGCGGATCGTTCTCCACTGCAAGTCCGGTGCCCGGTCCGCGGAGGTCCTGGCGATCGTCAAGAACGCCGGCTTCTCCGACGCGGTCCACGTGGGCGGTGGCGTGCTGAGCTGGATCAAGACGGTCGACCCGAGCCTGCCGACCTACTAG